The Mauremys reevesii isolate NIE-2019 linkage group 1, ASM1616193v1, whole genome shotgun sequence genome has a segment encoding these proteins:
- the NDUFA9 gene encoding NADH dehydrogenase [ubiquinone] 1 alpha subcomplex subunit 9, mitochondrial, with translation MAAAGCFRAARSLLLLPRAGSGIPASVSPVLQHHRHAHYTVIPHGRSGRSSVSGIVATVFGATGFLGRYVVNRLGRIGSQIIIPHRCDQYDLMYLRPMGDLGQILFLEWDSRDKNSTRRAVEHSNVVINLVGQEWETKNFSFEDEFVNIPRDIAQVTREAGVEKLIHISHLNADMKSPSKYLRNKAVGERVVREEFPDAIIMKPAEIFGREDRFFNYYAKMRSFGGVPLIALGKKTEKQPVYVVDVAKAIISAIKDPDAKGKTYALTGPHRYLLYDLVDYLYATAHRYYLPYPLPRPLYHLFARFFEISPFEPWTTRDKVDRFHTTDVKFPDLPGLEDLGIQPTPVELKAIEVLRRHRKFRWLDTELDDTKPSKTIPI, from the exons GCTCTGGCATTCCTGCCTCAGTATCTCCTGTACTGCAGCATCATCGCCATGCACATTATACTGTGATCCCCCATGGAAGAAGCGGGCGTTCCTCTGTTAGCGGCATTGTGGCAACTGTCTTTGGGGCCACAGGATTTCTGGGACGATATGTTGTCAACCGCCTGG GGCGTATTGGATCCCAGATAATCATACCCCATCGCTGCGATCAGTATGACCTCATGTATCTTCGACCCAtgggtgacctggggcaaattcTGTTCTTG GAATGGGACTCTAGAGACAAAAACTCTACCCGAAGAGCCGTGGAACACAGCAATGTGGTCATTAATCTTGTTGGACAAGAATGGGAAACAAA aAACTTCAGTTTTGAAGATGAATTTGTAAATATTCCTAGAGATATTGCCCAGGTAACCAGGGAAGCTGGAGTAGAAAAGCTCATTCACATCTCTCACCTGAATGCTGACATGAAAAGTCCTTCCAAATACCTTAGGAATAAA GCCGTTGGAGAGAGGGTAGTGAGGGAGGAATTTCCAGATGCTATCATTATGAAGCCCGCTGAGATATTTGGAAGAGAGGACCGGTTTTTCAATTATTATGCAA AGATGCGTTCCTTTGGTGGTGTGCCACTTATTGCTCTTGGCAAGAAAACAGAGAAGCAACCTGTATAT GTGGTTGATGTAGCCAAGGCAATTATTAGTGCAATTAAGGATCCTGATGCTAAAGGAAAAACATATGCCTTGACTGG ACCTCATCGATACCTTCTTTATGACTTGGTAGACTATCTGTATGCGACTGCCCATAGATACTATCTCCCATACCCACTCCCACGTCCTCTCTACCA TTTATTTGCAAGATTCTTTGAGATTAGTCCATTTGAACCATGGACGACGAGAGACAAAGTGGATCGG tttcatacAACAGACGTGAAGTTCCCTGATCTTCCTGGGTTGGAGGACCTGGGCATTCAACCAACTCCCGTAGAACTAAAAGCTATTGAAGTTCTGCGCCGTCACCGCAAATTTCGCTGGCTGGACACTGAGCTGGATGATACAAAACCATCAAAGACTATTCCCATCTAA